GCGGAAACGCCCAACCTCCCTGGCATGCTCGCCAAAGCCCTCGTCCGCTTCGCCAAGTCCGGCCAGAGCCCTTTCCAGAGAGTTAAGGGCGTCCTGCAGCCCGTTCTCGCCCAGCAGCAAACCCTGGGCCTCATCGGCCAGGGCGTGAGTTTTCTCGGCCTGGCGGGAGGCATCGCGCAAACGCAGCAACTCTTCTTCCTCGCCGGGGCGTGGATCGACCTTGCGGATTTCAGCCAACTGGAATTCAAGAAATTCCCGCCGCTCCAGCAGTCCGGCCATGCGCCGTTGCACCTCGGCCTTGCGTGCCAGGATGGCCTGCAATGCCTCGCGGGCCTCGCGCTGGGAGACCAGGGTCTGCGGATCCGCCAGAAATGCATCCAGGATCTCGACATGATGTTCCGGTGAAAGCAGCCGCTGCTGTCCGTGCTGGCTGGTGTGCATCAACAGGCGGGGTCGAAGCTCGGCCAGGCGCTCCTGGGAACCAAGATCGTCATCAATGAAAAGGCGGCTGCGGCCGCTCTTGGCGGAAAGTTCGCGCCGCAGAAAAAGCTCCTCGCCATCAAGATGGAAAACGGCCTCAACCAGGGCCTTCTCACGTCCGGGGCGGACCAGATCGGCGGCAATGCGCTCACCGAGAATGAAATCCAGGGCGCGCAGGATGAAGGACTTGCCCGCACCGGACTCGCCCGTAAGCACGTTCAGGCCCGGGCAAAATTCGAGTTCCACATCGTCGATGAGGGCCAAATTCCGAATGCGCAGTGTTTCGAGCATATCCGCCTTGTGCTTATGTTGCGTGCGTTGCCGTAGCCAGTGCGGACTTCAGCATATCCCTGATCCGTCCGGACGGGTCATGGGCTTCGAGCCTACGCCAGAACCGTGGTTCCTGCTCCTGGCGCAGGGCTTCATCCCGGGCATGGAGCAGCTCTTCCAGACCCTGCCGCACTCTGAAAGCGCGGCAATCGGCCGCCCCGAGTTCCAGAGTCAGCCGCCAGTTCGTGCGTTCACGCAGTGAAAGATAGGACATGGCCTTGAGCCGCAGGCCGTCCCATCCGCTGTCGCGGGCAAGGATTCTGGCCATCTCTCTGTACACATCCATGTTCTGCGGATCGAATTCGCTGGCCTGCACCAGACATTCCAGGCTTGATGCCGGAAGGTGCTTATGCGGGTTGAACACGAACCCGGGCCTGAAAATCTGCCTGCAACGTTGTAGCTCCCTGGCCCAGGCAAGGCAAATTAAAAGCGGCGTGTTCCCCGGGTCCGGAGCCGAAGGGGCGCAGTGTCGCTTGTGGCGTAAAAAGAAAAGACGCGACAGGCGCACATCCTCAAAACGAAGCGCGCCCATGCCACCCGCCAGATTGACTTCCAGCGAGGACTCATATTGCCCTTTCTCCGCCACCGGCACAATCAGACGCATGTACTCGTCTCGGCCAAGCCTGGCCCGCAAACGAAGCAGCACCGCCAGAACCTCTTCCGTCACGGGCAGGGCCGAAAGGCCTTTGGCCAAAACGTCCGCGTCCATGTCCAGCCGCCCGGCCTCCCAAAGATGATACAGGGTCAGCCACCAGGCCGCCTGCGCATCGACGCCCCTGGCTGCCCGGCCGGAAATATCCCCGGACGCGGCCAGCAAGGTCGCTGCGCGATGCTCCGGCAGATGCTCGCGCTTGACCCGCTCCCGGGCCCGCAGGCCCATGCTCCGGGCCAGCAGATCCTCCGTGCGCAACCGCCCGGCCCAGTGGGCAAGCTCCGCGCCATCGTGGTACACGGCCACCTCCTCGCCCGGGACAAACAAATCCTCAAGACCGGGAGTGGCCGGATTAATCACCGCGCATCCGCATGAAGCCGCTTCGAACAAACGAAAATTCACTTCGCCGAAAATCGACTCGTTGGGCACGATCCGGCTGTGGTCATAAAAATCGAGCATGGCCGCAAAACCCAGATCCTCGCGACTCTCAAGAGGCCCGAGCTCGCCCAGCCACTCCAGAAACCACCCCCGGACCGGCCTCTCCGGAGTGACCCGGCCGACAAAACCAAGGCCTGCGCGCCGCTCGTCCCAGGACACAAGGGCCCGCTGCGAGCCATACCAGGGCAACCACAGGGTCCGGGCAATGCCCCGCTCCCTGAACCAGGACTGCCAATGCTTCTGGGTTGTACAGAACAGGTCGAAAAGACGGGCGTAATACTGATGCCAGAAGCTGTTCAGATGCGTGTCTATAGACCAAAAAACCTTGGGGCAGGACAGGGCATCAAGGTCGGCGATGAGGGTGCGAGGGCCGAGAGACTCCTGCTGGACAAGCAAATCCGGGACAAATTTCCCGAGCAGAGGGGCGATGCGCACGATACCCGCCCCCGGGCGCAGATCCAGCACGTTGTGCCCAAGGCCGGACAGGGCCGCGCAGAGACTTGAACTCACGCAGACAATGTTCATGATTCGTCTCGCAGTTGCCCAGGTGCCGCGAAAAGCGCCGCAAAGGCGGACGTTTGCCGCAATGCGGGCCATTCCATGGCGGCCGCGAGGCGGCCCTGATCGAGGACGAGACCGTGGGTCAGCAGCTCGTCCATGTATTCCGGTGAATGGGTGGCCAGCACCAGAGTGCGCCCCGTGGCGGCCCAATGCCGCAGCAATTCAACCATGCGCGCCTGCCAGGACGCGTCGAGACCGGAAAAAGGTTCGTCCAGAACCAAAAGATCCGGCACATGCACAACGCCACGGGCCAACATGACCTGCCGCGTCTGGCCGTAGGAGAGGGAACCCAGCGGCCGGTCCAGCCAATCCTCCATGCCCCAGGCCGTCGCCAGCTCTTCGGCCTGGCTGATTTGCGGTGCTGAAAGACCACTATGCACGCCAAGCCCGTCGCACAGACCCGAAAGGAGCACGTCGCGACAGGTGGCCCCAGGCTCGATGCGTTCCCCGATCCAGGGCGCAAGAATTCCGATGCGGCCCCGGACCTCTCTCATGCGCGTCAGCCCCGCCCGCCCGAACCACTTCGCCTCGCCGCCCGGCCAGGGCCGACGGTATCCGGTGATGAGCTGCAGCAGAGTCGATTTGCCCCCGCCGTTGTGCCCGAGCACGCCCCAGCATTCACCGGCACGAATCGTCCAGCTCAGAGTGTCCACGGCGGCGCGGCCTTCCATGACCACGGTGCACAACTCAAGCTCGACCACGGTATCAGGCCGGACCGACGAAGCCCGTTCTTCCGGCAACGCGAGGGCGCCGGGGCGAACCTGCGTTGGCCGCTCGACCATCCGTCCATGCTCAAGATATATCCGCCCCCGAACCTCTTCAGGCACAGGCAGCAGGCCATGCCCGCTGACCAGAAGGCGGGTGCGGCCCGTGGCCGCAATGCGGTTCAATGCGTCAAGCAGTTTCAGCTGCCCTTGCCGATCCAGTCCCTGGGTCAGTTCATCCACGGCGAGAAGTTTGGGAGAAGCGATGAGCGCCCGGGCCAGGAGGGCACGCTTGGCCTGCCCCGTGGACACCGCCCGCATGGGTCGATCCAGGACCAGTCCCAGGCCCATTTCAAGCCCCAGAGCCCGCGCTTTTTCGCGTTCGGCTTCAGTCGGTTCATGATAAAGAAAGGGGGTGTTGTGCAGCCCGGCGCAGATAATTTCCCAGACCGGCACGCGCAGATCATGGCGCAGATACCAGTCCGCCATGGCGGGCGTGACCAGACGCACATGCGGGCGTATGCCGATGGGCGATGACGATTCTTCCCCGAAGAGCCTGTAGGTACGCGTGCCGCCGCTTCGCTGCGAAGGCCACAACTCGCCGACCAGCAGACGCAACAACGTGGTCTTGCCCGCCCCGTTGTCGCCGAGCACGGCAAAGTGCTCTCCTCCGCAAAGGGTCAGGTTCAGGTCGTGCAGGATGCGGGCTGTGCCCAAATCCACATCGACGTGCCGAAGGTGAATCTCAAGACTGTCCATGCTTCCTCTGGCTGCGGGCAAATGGACCGGGAGGGCCCCGGACCGGAGGACAGTACTAGCGTTGCAGCAGCTCCATGTCGATAGTCAGGTCAATGGTTTCGCCCATGAGCCCCATCCGGGTCCATTCCTCGGAACCCACGTGGAAATCCAGGCGGTTTATGGAAAAGGCGGCATGCAGGCCGAGCACTCTGACGCCGGGCATCTTGTCCTTGACGGGATGGCCTGCGACGCCAAGCACCTGCAAGGGAACCCGGACCTCGGCGGTCACGTCGCGGATGGTCAGATCTCCGGTGACGACAAGGATGTCCCCGTCCTCGCGGACCACGTTTCTGGAAGAAAAAATCATCCTGGGCGACCTCTCCACATCCAGAAAGTCGGGGCTGCGCAGATGCTCGTCACGGGCAGGCACGCCGGTATGGACACTGGAACTGTCAATCAGGAAATAGAACTGGCTCTTTTCGGGCATGGCCGCATCATATTCCACCTGGCCGGAAAAGCGGCTGAAGACGCCGGGCACATATCCCACAATATGACGCACCCGGAACCCGATGGAAGAATGCTCCATATCGATATCCCATTGCCCGGAAGCCTTTTCGGCAGCCAAGAGCACCCCCGGTGCCAAAATACAAAAAAACGTAAACACAACTATCTTCAAAAAATATCGCATCAAAAACTTCTCCGCTAAGGTTGCAACAGGCCAAATTCCGAGAACAGAAAAAAGCCCGCCCCGGCCGCTTGTCCCCTTCAAATCACTTTTACCAGAAAGCCCATAAAGCCGGTTTTGTCAGGCCCCCCTATCAGGGTCATACCCTTTACGCCATACTTCAGTGTATGACAATTTTTCCTATTGACAGCCGTTGGCGAATATATCAAAAGGCGGCTTCGCGTTGTGGGGCTGTAGCTCAGCTGGGAGAGCGCTTGAATGGCATTCAAGAGGTCCGCGGTTCGATCCCGCGTAGCTCCACCACTTAAACGCCTGAAAAAACAAAAAGTTTACTTGAATGCCGCTGAAAAGCCGCCCAAACGGGCGGCTTTTTTGTTTTCCACCGCCAGACGAAACTTTGGGCCTCCTGTTCCGGCGGGAATATCCCGGTCTTTTTCAATTGGGACACACCTTGCGCCTCAAGTGAACGTAGCGGCGAGGGCCACAGCAAACTCAGAGCTCATCCCGCCTAAAACGCCGACCCTGCCTTCGTTTTCACGGCTGCGCTACGAATGTTGAACAATATTGCAGCATACAGAAAAACAGGGCAGACATTCCTCTGATCACTATTTATGCACTCGCAAGGGGAACAAAGGCTTTCTTGTCCTGAACCACAGCCCAGTGCACGCCAAAACCCAATTCACAGCAGGAGAGAACCGATGTCGAACAAACCGAAAGTCGCCGTTGTCACGGGCGGAGCACAGGGTATCGGCAAAGCGGTCTGTGACGCCTTTGCCGCTCAGGGCGTTCGCGTGCGCACCATCGACGTGCGCCCGAACACTGATTTTGTGGGGGACATTGCCGACGAAGACGTGCTGCGCGCTTTCGCGGCCCGGGTCATCGCGGATCACGGAGCCGTCGACTATCTGATCAACAACGCCTGCCTGTCGCGGGGGGGCCTCAAGACCTGCACCTGGGGCGACTTCAATTATGTACTGCGCGTCGGCGTGACAGCGCCCTTTCTGCTGACCCAGCTGTTTTTCGATCATTTCAGCGCTCAGGCCAGCGTCGTGAACATTTCTTCCACCCGCCACCTGATGAGCCAGGCCGACACGGAAAGCTACACTGCGGCCAAAGGCGGCATCACCGCCCTGACCCACGCCATGGCCGTCACGCTGGCCGGGAGGGCACGGGTCAACTGCATCTCCCCGGGCTGGATCGACACCACCGGCTCCCGGTTCGACGGCCCCGATGCCGACCAGCACCCCGCAGGCCGCATCGGCACTCCCGCCGACATCGTCAACATGGTGATGTTCCTGTGCGATCCCAAAAGCAGCTTCATCACCGGACAGAATTTCACCGTGGACGGCGGCATGACCAAGCTAATGGTCTATCACGACGACCATGGATGGACCTATGCCCCGCAGGAAAAGGGTTCCAAGTAAAAAGGCTACAGGAGGCGGAGATCAGGGCGGGTCTTTTTTTACGAATCTCACCCTGGAATGCGCCCAGGTCTTGAGTCCTGAATTTTGCTGGATGTGGAAGACCTCTCGGCCTCCAGTATTTCCCCCTCCTACTTTACAAAACCACTGTTACTGCTTAAGTTTGTAAACAAGGAGGACAGAGCCATGATCGGTGAACGATTACAACGCGCTCGTAAGGCTGCCGACCTGTCTCTGCGGAATTTGGCCGAGCAGGTGGGGGTAAGCCATACTTGGATAAACAAGTTTGAAAAGGATCAGGCCATGCCTGATTCAAAGACATTGTTGAAGCTTGGCAAAGTGCTCGGCGTCCGGTCGGAGTATTTTTTCCGGCCGGAGCAGGTCACGTTGTCACAAGTCGAGTACCGTAAGAAGAGTTCTCTTCCAAAAAAACGCTTGCAAGCCATTACCCACGAGATTCTTGATCACATAGAACGGCGGATGGAGCTTGAAGACCTCTTCCCCCAGCCTCCGGTTGAAACGTTTCGTCTCCCTGCCGGGCTGCCGGACCGAGTGGAGAGCTATAGCCAAATTGAAGAGGTGGCGAACCACACACGGCGAGAATGGGATCTCGGCATGAATCCAATCCCGGCTCTGATCGACTTGCTGGAGATGAAAGGCATTCGGGTTTTCTGCGTTGATGCCCGGAACGACGCCAAATTTGACGGGTTGTTCGCGTATGTGGCGGATGCTCCAATTGTGGTTGT
This DNA window, taken from Desulfomicrobium sp. ZS1, encodes the following:
- a CDS encoding glycosyltransferase — protein: MNIVCVSSSLCAALSGLGHNVLDLRPGAGIVRIAPLLGKFVPDLLVQQESLGPRTLIADLDALSCPKVFWSIDTHLNSFWHQYYARLFDLFCTTQKHWQSWFRERGIARTLWLPWYGSQRALVSWDERRAGLGFVGRVTPERPVRGWFLEWLGELGPLESREDLGFAAMLDFYDHSRIVPNESIFGEVNFRLFEAASCGCAVINPATPGLEDLFVPGEEVAVYHDGAELAHWAGRLRTEDLLARSMGLRARERVKREHLPEHRAATLLAASGDISGRAARGVDAQAAWWLTLYHLWEAGRLDMDADVLAKGLSALPVTEEVLAVLLRLRARLGRDEYMRLIVPVAEKGQYESSLEVNLAGGMGALRFEDVRLSRLFFLRHKRHCAPSAPDPGNTPLLICLAWARELQRCRQIFRPGFVFNPHKHLPASSLECLVQASEFDPQNMDVYREMARILARDSGWDGLRLKAMSYLSLRERTNWRLTLELGAADCRAFRVRQGLEELLHARDEALRQEQEPRFWRRLEAHDPSGRIRDMLKSALATATHAT
- a CDS encoding YceI family protein — protein: MAAEKASGQWDIDMEHSSIGFRVRHIVGYVPGVFSRFSGQVEYDAAMPEKSQFYFLIDSSSVHTGVPARDEHLRSPDFLDVERSPRMIFSSRNVVREDGDILVVTGDLTIRDVTAEVRVPLQVLGVAGHPVKDKMPGVRVLGLHAAFSINRLDFHVGSEEWTRMGLMGETIDLTIDMELLQR
- a CDS encoding ImmA/IrrE family metallo-endopeptidase — translated: MIGERLQRARKAADLSLRNLAEQVGVSHTWINKFEKDQAMPDSKTLLKLGKVLGVRSEYFFRPEQVTLSQVEYRKKSSLPKKRLQAITHEILDHIERRMELEDLFPQPPVETFRLPAGLPDRVESYSQIEEVANHTRREWDLGMNPIPALIDLLEMKGIRVFCVDARNDAKFDGLFAYVADAPIVVVGKYWPGDRQRFTLAHELGHLILANRLSENLDHEKAGNRFAGAFLFPDVSVKKYLGAKRSSLESREIQTLKYEFGLSMFAIIRRAFDLEIIKESYYSNLAIHFRTKGWHKNEPGKQIKPENENIFSNLVFHALAEEYIGDSKAAELLSLSLDNFRRYRSMEEINAAPCQ
- a CDS encoding SDR family oxidoreductase produces the protein MSNKPKVAVVTGGAQGIGKAVCDAFAAQGVRVRTIDVRPNTDFVGDIADEDVLRAFAARVIADHGAVDYLINNACLSRGGLKTCTWGDFNYVLRVGVTAPFLLTQLFFDHFSAQASVVNISSTRHLMSQADTESYTAAKGGITALTHAMAVTLAGRARVNCISPGWIDTTGSRFDGPDADQHPAGRIGTPADIVNMVMFLCDPKSSFITGQNFTVDGGMTKLMVYHDDHGWTYAPQEKGSK
- a CDS encoding ATP-binding cassette domain-containing protein → MDSLEIHLRHVDVDLGTARILHDLNLTLCGGEHFAVLGDNGAGKTTLLRLLVGELWPSQRSGGTRTYRLFGEESSSPIGIRPHVRLVTPAMADWYLRHDLRVPVWEIICAGLHNTPFLYHEPTEAEREKARALGLEMGLGLVLDRPMRAVSTGQAKRALLARALIASPKLLAVDELTQGLDRQGQLKLLDALNRIAATGRTRLLVSGHGLLPVPEEVRGRIYLEHGRMVERPTQVRPGALALPEERASSVRPDTVVELELCTVVMEGRAAVDTLSWTIRAGECWGVLGHNGGGKSTLLQLITGYRRPWPGGEAKWFGRAGLTRMREVRGRIGILAPWIGERIEPGATCRDVLLSGLCDGLGVHSGLSAPQISQAEELATAWGMEDWLDRPLGSLSYGQTRQVMLARGVVHVPDLLVLDEPFSGLDASWQARMVELLRHWAATGRTLVLATHSPEYMDELLTHGLVLDQGRLAAAMEWPALRQTSAFAALFAAPGQLRDES